The nucleotide window TTAAACAAACATCATCAGCGATAGTGCAGCAGATGCTAACTTTAGATGCTACTCGGGTGTGGCCGTCGTCCTCCAGGGAGACGGCGCGGAGGTTGGAGGGGTCGTCTAGGAGCATCTTGGCCACCAGGTAGCCCGCCACCAACCATGTCTGGAACTTGCGTGACTGCTTCCCGATGTACCGCCTCGTCTTGCCGTCGTAGTACTCGGGGAAGTCGTCCTTGGCCAAACGCCTCTCCATCAGCTCCACCGCGTTGTGGGCGATGTGGCGCCGCCCCAGCTTCACGCAAACCGCCACCCGGAGCCACAGAAGCACTGCACAGTTTGCGCGCGCCATGGAAACAGGACAGCAGAGGGTAAGCTCATTGCCATATAGAAATGCAGTACATATATGGAAAGAAGAGCATACAATTCATGGGCACAGATCCAAGGAGCTACTAATACTGAATGAACATAGATGCAGCGATAAACGGCAGCAACATGCATCAAACAACTAAAGCTGTTCACTATAAGATCATCTATATGAGCTAAACTACCAATTTCCTATCCTATGAAGGTTATTTGATTTCAGGACATTCATATATACACCATGGACAGGTATAAAACTAAACAGAAAAGTAAAATACCACCACACAACACAAGTGTGCCCTCAAGTCCAGAAACGGTAAGTAGACTAACCACAGGTATAAAGCAAAACAGCAAAGTGAATACTAACTATCctgcaaaaagaaataaaacgtGAATACTAACGACTAACGCATGTGTGTCCTTAAGTCCAAAACTAGTAACCAAGAAGGGGGAAAGGTAAAACAAATTCATGTGTTTTAGGGGGGCATGATAGCAGGGTGTCATAATCAGATTCTTGGAAATACTAATACTGTACACATCCCTTTTCTGAAGATAAATACCTAAAAAAACACCATAATCAGATACTATGCTACATTCAAACACAATATGATTGCCACACAGGTAGAGTAAGAGCTACTGTGTCAAGACTGTAACTTAAACAAGGTTCCCAAAGGAATCATCCATAAATCAATCCTTGACAGCTAAGCTTGACCGAAGAGCTTCTCGCGCCGTCTCCCTGAAGCGCGAGAGGGGATCCGATCGGAACCTCGGCCGGCCGGCCAGGGCGAGAGGAAGGGGTTGGGGGGAGTCCGTACCGGCGAGCAGAGCAGAACAGAGGAGGCTTCTTCCGTCATGGCGACACCGTACCACGCCACGTCCTCCTTGGTGTTCACCCCCTCAACCTGCACCAGCGACGTGCTCTCGTACTGGTTCGACTTCGACCTGCAGATCAACCCCCACATCGCCATCAGCGCGCCGCCCAATCTCACCATGAAATGAATCGCTAGATCCGGCGAGAGCATGGCGAAGAACGGGGCTGCTCACCTCTTGAAGCCGAGGATGGTGCCCCGGACGTAGAGCCTGACGCGCTGCCCCGTGCGTCCCTTCACCATGGCGCCTGCCGCCGCTTAGGGTTTCGACAGGATGGGGACacgggaggggaggggaggggaggagggagaaggTCGGGCGGGGGGGTGCGGGAGGCGATGGGTGGTgcggcggcgaggggaggcgaggcgacgaggggagagggagaggggaggcgaggcggcgaggggagagggagaggggtggcggATTTGGATCTGGAGAGGGAGACGACGCTAGGGTTCGCGTGCAGGAGGGAGTTTCCTTTTTTTCAGACAAAGAGGGGGTGAGGGAGAAAGGGCTGTCGtcggatctggatctggagaGGAGCATCCGACGGCGCTGAAGCCACGATCCGCGTGACATGCTCATGGACCAATCAGAGCCCAGTACAAGTTATGACCATCTAAATTGGTCTTAATCAATTAAAAATAAGATGTTGAATCATATAAACAGTTTTATGATAtgagaattcaaaaaaaataaaaacattCTCATTGTGTCAGCAAATGTGACCTAGTTTTTTAGGAAAACTAACAAACTTGGAATTGGAATAAGACAAATATCTTTAAAAAGTGTTATGAGAAATGAGTTTTTAGGGGGAAAAAACATTTTCTATTTTTGGAGTGACAAAATTCTTTTTTTGTGAAGAATCTACCAAATATTTCTTTCAAAATGGCACCACACCATTTTCCAAAACTATAAGACAACATTTTATGTACAATTGACCAAATCTTAAAATGTAAAATGTTTTTGATTCACCTCTCATCAAAAAGACAATTTATGTTTCAAAAAAGAATCCCTGAGCATTCTTTTTTTCTACTTTTTCAcatgaaaaattcaaaaaatgatctcctattgtgcacaagggtgcatattggaatggcaaacaatgttgcctaaggaaggtttcattttctttggacgaaaaaaccattttccatttttcgagtgcctaaaaggagggttttttgtgaaggacctcccaaataattgttgcaaaattgtaccaaatcaattttataaaataccaggacatatttaatgcacaattgaccaaatggttgggtgtcaaaagttttgatccacctctggtgaaaaagacaaacttccgccgattcagctggaagtgggtcaaatttgaactgtagcttccttgtagtttgctctttattttttccaaaaatcatttctaggtacataagtatctattaaatcagagaaacaccaaaaaaattccaagattcaaccactagctaggaacggccattcccgccgttttgaccgcattttgaaacgggcataaaaaattcaagaaaaatcaaaaaattggaaaaccttcgcattgtgtcattatatatgaccaagttaccaggaaaaataataaacttgtaatacggcaattcttttaaaaaagtgttatcagaaatgagctatcatgcgtgaagattcatggctttcaagccaaatgatcaatcctATGCCCaaattcatggcatagtttgttcaaatgatctcctattgtgcacaagggtgcatattggaatggcaaacaatgctgcctaaggaagttttcattttctttggacgagaaaaccatttttcatttttcgagtgcccaaaaggagggttttttgtgaaggacatcccaaataattgttgcaaaattagaccaaatcaattttataaaatactaggccatatttgattcacaattgaccaaatggttagGTGTCAAATGCCTTGATCCACCTccggtgaaaaagacaaattctcgccgattcagcaggaagcgggtcaaatttcaACTGTacctgccttgtagtttgctctttattttttcaaaaaatcatttctagatacataagtatctatttaatcagataAACATCAAAAactttccaagattcaaccactagctaggaacggtcaaacccgccgttttgaccacattttgaaacgggcataaaaaattcaaaaaaaaatcaaaaaattggaaaaccttcgcattgtgtcattatatgtggccaagttcccaggaaaaataacaaacttgtaatatggcaattatttttaaaaagtgttctcagaaacgagttatcacgtgtggagatcaatggctttcaagccaaatgatctaTCTTATGgacacattcatggcatagtttgttcaaatgatctcatattgtgcaagggtgcatattggaatggcaaacaatgttgcctaaggaagttttcattttcgttggacgaaaaaaccattttccatttttggagtgcccgaaaggaggtttttttgtgaaggaactaccaaataattgttgcaaaattggaccaaatcaattttgtaaaatactaggacatatttaatgcacaattgacaaaatggttgggtgtaaaaagttttgatccacctctcgtgaaaaagacaaatttccgccgattcagttggaagcgggtcaaatttgaactgcagctgcctcatagtttgctatttattttttttaaaaatcatttctaggtacataagtatctatttaatcagagaaacaccaaaagttttccaagattcaaccactagctaggaacggtcaagcctgccgttttgaccgcattttgaaacgggcataaaaaattcaaaaaaaatcaaaaaattgggaaaccttcgcattgtgtcattatatgtggccaagttcccaagaaaaataacaaacttgtaatacggcaattattttaaaaaagtgttctcagaaatgagctatcatctgtgaagattcatggctttcaagccaaatgatcaatcttatggccacattcgtgttatagtttgttcaaatgatctcatatttttcacaagggtgcatattggaacggcaaacaatgttgcctaaggaagttttcattttctttggacgaaaaaaccatttttcattttccgagtgcccgaaaggaggtttttttgtgaaggaactaccaaataattgttgcaaaattggaccaaatcaattttctaaaatactaggacatattcaatgcacaattgacaaaatggttgggtgtaaaaagttttgatccacctctcgtgaaaaagacaaatttccgccgattcaggtggaagcgggtcaaatttgaactgcagctgcctcatagtttgctatttattttttccaaaaatcatttctagttacataaggacctatttaatcataaatacatggtttggtggcgatacgtcgaggtttgggcggtggccgagggccccaactctagagcgtgtaaactcgcatgcccgtcgcgtggtcaccgcgtgaccgtaatgttgccatgtgttctgggcggcttaggcatgtctagtgggttgggcactccccaggttggtgctaggaagaaaattacaacataagattctcacgagaagaccgatcgatgctcaaacatgaattagcagccaagtgtttgattagcggtacgggaaatgcacatggacAATGGGCgcgagttttggctgaggatgatcatctactaaggagaatgtcttcacaaatttttagctcaaaaggaggatcctaggtggtactttctttgcaaagtaccacgctggacaaaaatatgaatgctgaagctgggctcaaaataatgaatggattgagctgaaattttgtggaggatggttatttgggcataggaaagcattgtagaaaattgataccatttggacatgccaaagtagtacttccttcacaatgctcttctatggacagaaacttgggaaaactagtgagagagattggatgaatgaaatgatctcaaaattggtgtaggtaagttacttaggtatggtcatgcgctggtcaattttcagatcatttgggtaagcctagctagtacttacttcacaaagcttctctcgaggtagaaactttggaaatttcccgagaaagatttactaggaaaattgagctgaatattatcatgtggcaatgatttgggtatggaagagtgcccgaaaagtttaagggtaataggaggggtctatataacacttgctttgcaacatgccaatttggccataaaatataaattgaacctgggctcacatagatgatttgactgagctgcaatttggaggagggtgataatttgggcatatgaagaaactgtataaatttcatgtcatttagagatataaaaaaggtacttccttcacaatgcttctaggtggacaaaaactttggaaatttgccgaggaagatttgctaggaaaatggagctgaattttgtcatgcggtaatgatttggataggaaagagtgcccaaaaattcgtagggcaatcaagaatatataaatagcacttccttcataaagtgttgttgtgaacataataggaaaatgaatattgttgaattagttttgaactaggcaaggaaggatttttacatatttgacgaatatatgacccaaagaatttatgagatttttttgggaattttgggaatgatagaaatataggttgcttcacaacctagggcaaaaacagccacatggacatgacacataggcaaaactgatgagatggcgcctagaaataaggcagcggactagcacagtttgctttgtgaccatttcgtgtaaggaaattacgacctttctgaccaaaatggtcgcaatggtctAGGGTTTGAAGCCCCCTGAACAgattttgaccaattggtctaaaatggtcataaatttatgaccaattctttgagggtcactgacagaaggtcataagttgacatatttcttgtagtgaatgagagcgaatcttgtccagagccggacaagtcagctttgcttgtagcccaagtaaagttgccatgagagtttgaaatctgaccgttgagacacgtgtcagttccttagtgacccagggtcattttggacaaatcaggtcgggttgccaagtggctataaatagcccaccccctacaaccataaatagttggctgctcagatttcagtgcatggcttttgtcgtttgagagaaacccaactcgaagcctttgagagaaaattcctagcgaggagaaagccctaaccacccagagccagagtaaattgggcatcacttaagtcttcttgtctgagtgatctgaagacttattacacttgaggactgtgcatcctctagacggttaggcgtcgcgttctgagcatccaagagacattgtggattgccagtgaacgaagtctgtgaaggtttgggagtctaccttgaaggcttaccagagtgattgggtgaggactatgtgaccttagctcaaggacaatacggtgaggacttggtgtcctgagctgcgtgttcaggactgggtgtccgggactgtgtgtcctaaggtttaaatacctagtcgctccaaccagacgtacagttgtcacagcaactggtaCTGGTCcgacacatcattgtcttcaacgagtcactggtttcatcttcacttccttttacttactgttactcactgaagccattgcatgcttgctatatcctttgtcttcacaacgtaactgtatgatttgtttggcttcataacttcttcctacctgatccttattacactgcagctacttgtcattgtgctttcactccattgaatacttgaccatggcttgcgtagtgtaatctaacttccgctgcatagtgataggcatatctctactgtttgtcttcataacttccacgttttgaagactttcataaaaatcgcctattcaccccccctctagtcgatataacgcactttcaattggtatcagagcaaggtgctcccttgttctgtgtgcttcggtttaaccacctggagttttagctatgtcgactgcagggataattaaagtctccgctgcgtgccccgtctttgatggaactgaatatccctattggaagaataagatgcgtatgcatcttgaagccattgacgtcgacctatggtatgtcatcgagaacggcgttcccaaggctggagtaggtgtcactgctgctgatgtcaagaaattcgttcaaatggactctactgccaagaacatcatttgtggtcatctgaccaaaggacagtatggccgtgtgagtgctttgaagacatccaagatggtctgggactggctctccaaggtcaatgaaggcatctcaacccagagagatcaaagaatcagtgtccttcgcaatctcttcaaccgcttcaagcgaaatgacaatgagaatgtccaacacacatttgacagactcactgacatcacaaatgagcttcaagccctcggcgctactgagatcaccaaacatgaaatcgtcaagatgctgctgagatcacttgatagttcgtttgacatcctagccctgatgattcaagaacgtcctgatttcaagacactcgatccatctgacatacttgagaggctcaacacacatgagtttcagctttttgagaaaagagatatctacggtccaaactatgggcaaactcgtgccttgaaggcaaaagctgtttcctcatctgaagaagaatctgacagcagttctgatgatcctgaagacattggaagggaacttgcaatgctagtgaagaagttccaaaaattcaccaagaagaaaggcttcagaaagtcttcacgatcaagctcaaggaatgatgaagcttctgctcatgactacaagaagaaaacatgccacaagtgcaagaaaactggacacttcatctctgagtgtccacagtgggacaatgagaacagaaagaagaagaagagcaaggaatatgactcagacgacaagaagaagaagaaatacacaaagtcttcttccaagtcttcctcaaagtcttcatcacacaagaagagctcatctggcaaggcacgtgcgtttgttggcaaggaaatggattcagaggaggagtccgcttctgaggaagcagaggtggagtctgaggaggagtctgattctggcattgcaagtctggctacagcatacgttgccaagtccatcttcaacactgaagacaatgacttcatcaccgacaccgatgcaaatgacaaggactactccactcctacctactgcttcatggcacgcggtgccaaggtaaacaaacgcactactcactatcaaacatctagtgacaatgactctgattgtgattcaaaacccagttacaaaacacttgctaaaattgcaactgaacaacagaaagccatggaacatattcaaaaactgttagacagaagcgatgatctgttgggtgctgaaatgactcgatctgaatccttaatttaagacataaaaaatcttcacgttaagtatcaggaacttgaagatcatcatgatactctctcaacaactcatgaaaagctttcctatgattatcttcaaaggaagcaagaacttgagaaattgagagcggctcatgaagatcttgaaaaggaaaacgagtcacctcgcgccgaacagatcagttccgctcaggaaggatttgaaccaccatgtcttaaatgcattgagcgtgataatgctacttctgttgctgaatgttccactgttactgctgttgcaatatcttcaactgttgatgtggtaactaatccctctgctgaggataccactgctattgctgatgagaatgctaggttgaagacattgcttgaaacagggatgtacaaaagtcttaaaggacatcagaaattatgtgatgtcctcaagaagcagattctgaaccgaaaccctaggaaagagggtgttgggttcgtaaggaaaatgaatgcagatggctcttactggaaacctgagcagtaccccaaaaccacatgggttgctacaaaggaaccttcagcagatccatccaatttatctggcttcacttgtgctaaccccattatcattgatgaatcctttgatgcaaactataaactgtttaagaatcagaatggtgaagtgtttgccaggtacattggtactaactgcaggaatggaccgcctatgaagaagatctgggttccgaaaaagtgtctggaaaatcttcttgtgaatgtcttcatgacacctcacttgaagaagacaaacctcagaccaaaggattcatacggtccaaaggcttcatacaaatagaggactcacctgagtcacactaacgcaaatgttttgcagggaaaccatactcaggcatatgaatatgagagcggttcatcaaaccatcatgttcatatgaccaaaaattattctgcttattcttatgagtactattgtccgcctgcaagactgtttgctaaggcttcaaagccaaaattttcagatgctgcacttagacttattgcttctaagccacccttgaagatgtgggtggttaagaaggcttaactctcttttgcagggaaaggtctccagcagaaaaccaaaatcttctgacgctattgctggggaccttaaaaatcttgtagggcgcaagataaaatgcctgAATGGCATCATtgtgtacttcgttcctgaattgcatgctactctccctattagtcctaatctggatctaagttttcataacccactggttcgtcaaatgtttttgcttcacaattctcttcgtgaagcctatccccctaactgcactgtagggtacgacaccagcgtcttcaaagtcttcagaatggattattgacaatgggtgtacaaatcacatgactggcaaaagaagtcttctcatggactcaactttacgtccatccgacaagagccacatcacatttgccgacacaggtaaaagtaaggtattgggtctaggtagagttgcaatctcaagggatcaacacatggataaagtcatgcttgttgaatcccttggcttcaacttaatgtctgtctcaatgctttgcgatttgaacatgattgtaatgtttggaaaatatcgtcgccttgtactaatggaatctgacaagtctctagtgtttgaagggtatcgaaaagatgatttgtacgtggtagatttctcagcagggccacagcttgcagtatgtcttctagcaaaggcttctgaatgctggctatggcatcggagacttgggcatgctggcatgaggaacctccacacccttgcgaagaagaaacatgtcataggcatcgagggcgtcaagttcaagaaagatcacttgtgcggtgcctgtgaagcagggaagatgacgagggcaaaacatccctcgaagacaatcatgaccactactcgacccttcgaactgcttcacatggatctttttggtcccactcactactcaacttttactactactgcttgcctctatggcttcgttattgttgatgattattctagatatacttgggtgcacataattcttTACAAGattgaagtgcaggatgtcttcagacgcttcgccaatcgtgctatgaacaattttggcgccaagataaagcacatcagaagtgacaatggcactgaattcaagaacgctggccttgatacatatcttgataccttgggcatcacacatgaattctcagctccctacacgccacagcagaatggcgtcatcgaacgcaagaacagaacactcattgagatggccagaacgatgctagatgaatacaagactccaagaaaattctggactgaagccattgacactgcatgccatacaatcaatcgtgtttatcttcacaagcttctgaacaagacatcttatgaactcctaactggcaagaagccaaatgtcagttacttcagagtatttggcgcaaggtgctggatcaag belongs to Triticum urartu cultivar G1812 chromosome 7, Tu2.1, whole genome shotgun sequence and includes:
- the LOC125518890 gene encoding probable alkaline/neutral invertase D, with amino-acid sequence MARANCAVLLWLRVAVCVKLGRRHIAHNAVELMERRLAKDDFPEYYDGKTRRYIGKQSRKFQTWLVAGYLVAKMLLDDPSNLRAVSLEDDGHTRVASKVSICCTIADDVCLRLLLCSV